In Lactuca sativa cultivar Salinas chromosome 5, Lsat_Salinas_v11, whole genome shotgun sequence, the DNA window GAATAAAATATAATGCAATAGTTGAATTTTACACAATATTTGAATAAATATTACGtgtatacatataaaaataattaaaaatagaatttaaatgtaataatactTTAAATTGAACGTATTTTAAAGGTTAAAAAATAAAATGCTCAGATGACAATCCATAAGAGTTATTGGATGCATATCAGTGGGTCTCAATCAAAGGATTCAAAGTGATCACCATGATGgtttttaaataagaaaaaaaaatgattaaacgCATGGATATTGTAAAACTCcacttttaatttcaaaaattagCTCCATAGCAACACTTTCCTACATCATATTTCTCAAAATCTAATTATTTCGTcagtaaaaaatcaaaaataaaatcatAATCAGGTTTATCAAACACTAGAAAACTTATTATTACAACTtcaaataatcttaatcaaaatTAAGGAAAAACAAGATCATTTTGATGCGATACCTTTCCTACGTTTCATTTACTAACAAATTACACAAAATAGTTAAATCCTACAACAATAAACCAAACCCGATTTACATAAAATCCAATTGATGATTCCCTTTTTTTGGCAGCATTTGTGTGGATACAACACTTGAATGCCATCCACATCTTCAATGTAATCGTTTTCCAGTGAAATCCATGTTGTAGCAAGTAGGATTGCAAGGATAAGGACAATCAATGTATTTTGTTACTTTTCTCTCAAAAAACCAATCACCAACTGATTCTGCAATAGTCTATTATTCAACCACAAAGTCACAAACAAAATATCAACTCTTTACTCACTTATCATAACTTTCTTTCATAAGTAGGACGAATTATAATATAGTATTACCTTATTATTTATTCTGGGAGAATTTGGAGAATGCCATGTCTCAGACATCCATGTTTGGCAGTGAATATAACAAGAATTTATAAACATTCCTCCACCCTTCATTTGCTCAAATTCCAACAATGCCTTCAGGAATGAATTTCTAAAGCCTGCATATgaggagggcatttacgtcttttgcacatATGAgagttatcatatatatatatatctcatacCTTGTAGTACTTGAATCTGTTCGGGACCACAATTTTGAATGCTGAGTTGGCATTTGTACCAACTATCATTAGGATCTAATGGCCCAGGTACCAAAATGTGTTTTATCTGTTAcaaacaaaataatatttttttagaaaaaaaaaaaaaaaaaagtaataaaactTAACCAATATAATAAGTATACCTGCCAAAAGTCAAAAGTTGGGTTGACAAGGAAAACTGGTGTATTTGTCCTTTTTACTATTTGTTCAGGAAAGAAACACTGCATGAAAGGATCAATATTACATAGTACAAAATTAGACATGAGTTGATATAATAAGGACTAATTGTGAAAAATATAGATGTACTTTCAAATTTCAgtgatatgtatgtatgtagaATTACTATTCCTTGAATAAAGACAACAAATTGAAATGGCACCTTGGATGCTTCCATTTTAGCAACACAGTCTTTTTTCAAGCTTCCTGCTACACCCTGACATCATGATACATGAAATTGGATCATTAATGACTGcatttctcaaaacacaaaaaaaaaaaaaaaaaaaaaaaaaaaaaaaaaaaaatactgacTTTAACAACATTATAACAAATAAGCTGACAAACCTGAAGATTAACAACATCATGGTAAAATGACTGAATGGTGGCATTACCAGCAACATCTTTCCTGCAAATTTATAGAAATACTTTTTTAGATCTTCAACAAAACTAGCAAGTAATATTATATTACATCTACcaatacaccataaatgaattgTCATTGTAGAACAACATACTCATTAAGAAAGAAACCTGCATCTGATAAACACTTGACTTTAGCATCATTTGGCAAAACTCCTCTGAAGTCATCACAGTGGATGAGTGTTGCCAATCCTCCAGCTGAGCATCCAGAAAGAAGTGCCTGGCAAATTATCAACAAACAGCTTttcaaataaaatatcatataattcTACTTGACTACAGAaagggtgtatatatatatatatatatatatatatatatatatatatattccccaTAAAATGTACCTGTTGAGCAGTAGATAATCCAATTGACAGGAGTTCATCCAtcattgcttcccatatgagttGACCTCTGAAGAAAAGTTTAGTATCATTCTGTAGCAGTATTGAAAGAggcaaaatatttatttatttatttattatactaAAGTGGCATGTTTGAAAAAATTGAAAGAAATATTTCATACCAAGgaaagaacataccttttgttcaCTTTCAGGGTGCCCAGCAAAAGATCCACCATCACAATACCGTATCTTGACCTTGTTCCAGTTATAGAAATCTGAAGTGTCAATGCATTAAATgcttatataattaataaaaatgtagCAACTTTTTACATCAATCTATGAAAAACTTAGGATAGAGAACCTAATGCGAATGATACTAAGGGTTGCAACTTCAACTAGTGCAATTACATTTTTAGCCAAACATTTTGCATCCTGATTGATGTCAAAAGTAGTAAAAAAGTTTCCATTTTACAAGGTTTATGCCTAAATCAAGAATCCAAATGACAGCAATAGTCAGTCATATCTAACCTGGATTATGAGATGGATCATTGCTTAAAATCCCAGAGAATTGAACTTGGTGTTCCATGAAGTTTGAAGATCCTAGTGGAGTCCCCTTACGAAAAGAACAAGAAGCTACTGTATTGCACCAACCTCCACCCTGCAGTTAAAAAGAAAGAGATGAATCCTGAAAACTTGCAAAAAGAACTTAAATACACAATCCTAGGGACAAACCCTTGTATGCCAATAAGATCACCATAAACAAATGAGGAATATACCAACAATAATTGTCATGGAAAATGAAAAGCTATCAAAAAGTGGACATGCCCAATAACTTCGACTCAGTAGTTTAATTGTAATTTATCGTATTGTCTACCAGAAAAAAGCACATACCAAGGTTTATTCAAATAATATCATTCATCAACCATAAACGCTAAAACTGTTTGGGTAAAGGGAGCAAGCATCTAATAGTTGATCAATAACCTCGATGTGTAGAACCCATCTCCTAGTGCCAGATCCAAAACCCTTCTGAAAATGATATGCAGGAATACTTCCATCTAAACAATCTGCACGTCAAATTTTGCAAAGAGAAGTAATGTTATGCTTCATTCACTATCACTCAATCAATGCATCAACAGGGTACAAACCCTATTCTACTCCTTGTACAAAAATTACCATTAACTAATTGCTAATATTTATATCTGCTTCAAGATTTAATGATTGCTTACAGGTTTGGGGATTAAGAAGTTCAAAAGTTAACCACCACATTCAAACGTATCTCTAATTCACAGGTAAATAAGTTGCAGAGAGAAAGGAATTACAGGCGCCTCGTTGAACAGCATTTCTTAAGAGAACGAGCGGTACGAAATCAGTGTCGGTGGTGCCGGAGAATTGATCGGGGGAGGATGAATCTGATGAAAGGAAGAAAGAGAAAGCTAGAAGAACAATGGCGAATCCAGCTGCGGCAATGGCCCATTCACGTTTCCCCCATCTTTGCCACAAAATCATTATATAACTCCGGCCTCCTCCTCCTACTCGCAGCCACCAACGTTGCATATTCACCATAGTTGGAAGGGTGACCGAGAACTGATGAGTGAAGATTAAAGCATGTTAATCATGATTATCAGATCTGTCAGTGTTGAAGACACCATTGACCAAACAAAACGTAAAAAACCCGTCTGTCCGTTCCCAATCACCgagtaaaataaagaaaaagaaaaaaacaaaaatacctaaaaaaaaaaaaaattgggttttAAGTAGAAGGCTTGTTTATTCCTACCCTAGTACCCTCTCTCTCCCTTAAAAAAAAATGGGTTTTAATCATTTTCTTAACTAGGATTAGaaagttaaaaataaatttaattaaattaaaggtaattattgaacaatgataaaaaaaaattaataatttataca includes these proteins:
- the LOC111889405 gene encoding pectin acetylesterase 5, with amino-acid sequence MVNMQRWWLRVGGGGRSYIMILWQRWGKREWAIAAAGFAIVLLAFSFFLSSDSSSPDQFSGTTDTDFVPLVLLRNAVQRGAYCLDGSIPAYHFQKGFGSGTRRWVLHIEGGGWCNTVASCSFRKGTPLGSSNFMEHQVQFSGILSNDPSHNPDFYNWNKVKIRYCDGGSFAGHPESEQKNDTKLFFRGQLIWEAMMDELLSIGLSTAQQALLSGCSAGGLATLIHCDDFRGVLPNDAKVKCLSDAGFFLNEKDVAGNATIQSFYHDVVNLQGVAGSLKKDCVAKMEASKCFFPEQIVKRTNTPVFLVNPTFDFWQIKHILVPGPLDPNDSWYKCQLSIQNCGPEQIQVLQGFRNSFLKALLEFEQMKGGGMFINSCYIHCQTWMSETWHSPNSPRINNKTIAESVGDWFFERKVTKYIDCPYPCNPTCYNMDFTGKRLH